CTCTATCTTTGACTGtgtaattttctttttgctGGCTACTTTCCATCTCCTAGGAATTAAGATCATAATGGAAATCTAATTTTGTGATTGTTAGGCAACATTTTCTGCAATGTCCTCAAGGATTGTTGAACAAACACTTTGAAAAGCTAATCCAGTGTGATATGCGTCTTAACTTCTTGAGCCGACAACCAGAGATAGTTTTGGATTCACCTTATTTTGAACGGAGGGTTTCTGTTTTTGAGGATCCAGAACACCAAGCAGAAAATAGTAAAGGATCAATTGTATCTGTTCTGACAGACGGTGCCTCGCCATCTCCTCAGCAATCATCCTTGAAGATAGAACAACAAGACTCTACTTGTACGACAGTAGAACATCATTCTCAAGAAGCGCCATCACCTTGTTCAGGTGACAATTTATAGGTCTGCTTTTTTTTATATGCGTTTTAGTGGATATGTTTTACAtactctttattattatttgattatgttattaaaaattattgaattgaATGAGTTAAAAAGTAATATAGAACGGGGGCCCTACAGAGAGAATCTCTTCCCCATTGAAGATATTTTAACTAAGCCAACATTCAAGGTATTTTAACtaataattctaatttttttataaatggaAAAAAGAGCGAGGATGAATGAAGGGTAGCCCAGCAATCTACCCACCTTTCACCTTGTCATCCATACTTGACAACAAATATCTTATATAGCTTGTGAGTTTAAATGGATTTTGCTATTAAAAGGAATACATTCTGGAAATATGTGTGGAGAATTTAGCATGCTTTTTCCACGTCATATTTCTGTTTACGATTATATGTATTGGCATGGTTGAATGATGTGTTCATTCTATTTAATTTCAAGGACAAAAGGAAAAtatgtcttttattttttagttcatGAATTCTTGGTGCAAAATCGAGCCATATGCGAAATGTCCTGTGAGTCCAAAAAAATTCACATGGTATCAACATCATGAGTTGAATGGTCAATATTCCTTTTCCATCGGTATATCTTGGTAATTTGTTACTGGAATCTTAGAGTTGTACCCTTTCCAAGGATTTTGTGAAGTATTAGTCAAACTTTTGTTTGTATCCAAAATATCTGTGCCCTTCctttgttattaataaaaaaaatggaatcttGTGCAGCCGAAGCAAGTGCAAATTTTGAAGTTGGTAGCTCTAGAAGCCCAAGGAATTGGGAACAAATCAAAGTGCCTGGGCTCCACCCATCTATGTCAATGAGCGATCTCGTGAATCACATTGGACACTGCATTTCCGAGCAGATGACGGCGGCAAATCCATCATTTGCCAATCAAGGACCAGAATACCAAGACATACTAGAGGATATTGCGCAATATCTGCTGAATGACAACCAATCTACAACTTCTGATGAGAAATCTCTTATGAAAAGAGTCAATTCTCTCTGTTGTCTCTTGCAGAAAGATCCAACCAATACCACCACAACTCAGAATTCCCTGTTCAACGATGGAAGTCGTGGCGAAGGACCCGATGGTAGGAAGAATGATAAAGTCGGTAATACATTGAGGGGCGATGTCAAAGCTTTTGCAGAGGACGTAAAAGATAACTCAGGTACTAAGCAGGCAGGCGGTATGTCTAGGAAGGATTCATTTGGTGAACTGCTGTTGCATCTTCCTCGAATCACTTCTATCCCGAAGTTTTTGTTCAACATCTCAGAAGAAGATGGTGAGAGTTAAAGGCTGACGGAAATGTTCCTCCTCTAAATTGCTTCAGAAACAGGCGTCGAGATGGTCTAAAAGCAGATGAGAAAGTCTTGATGGGATTCTGAAATATATATTGATGAAGAATCCTGTATGTGTAATTCATGTATTTAGGCAATTTATGTATGTCTACAGctgttttaattcttttccaAGTAATGTTATGAGACGAGCCCACCCTTACATAAGTTGTAAATGGAATATCCTTTGGTGAATCAATCTATTTTAGGGTTTATACAACTTGAAACAAAATTAGCTACAAATTTTGCCTCCTTTGCACGTCCAAAATGTTCTTTTTCAACTTCTTATAGCTGATaaatagaagagaaaacatCATATGGCTATCAAATTGAGATACCAATCAATATATCCGTAAATCGGAGTGTTTACTAAGATTATCGGAGTGTTTACTAAGAATAATCTATCCCTAtagtattatattataaattatcatCCATTAATCTCAATATGAATATCAATATTTATAGTGAGATCTATCACTTGGTTTGGAAACAagaataattcaaataattttgataaatttttttattaaaaaaatatttgttgatatcgatattttattgatatatccaTGAAATTGAACGATCAAAAATTAGTTGAGGGGAAACTTTGATTAACTCATAATGTGCCTCATAATGTGCCACCCTGCCTTTCCATTGTTCCTTTTGCTTTATAAATTACAGATCAACTTAGATTTATGATACTTTGATCCAAGTTTTTGAGCAGTTTGAAGTGGTTGCAATATATGAAGTAATGGTCAggtttgaaaggaaaaaaatatacaagatccatttgataaccatttgtctttttttattttttattttttaaaaaaattaagtttataaatactattttcattttcaattttttttaaccaataatttaaaaaaacagcCAAAATctgaaactaaaaagaaaaaataactcttaaaattttgtttttatttttaaaatttagaagtcTAACTGTTAGTGttcaagaaaaatgcaaatcatcgTAGAAAATAGATaggaaaaattttcacaaaccaaaaataaaatgaaatgataTCAAATGGCACCTAAGTGTTGTggttaatttcaaaattaagctAGAAAATGCAAGATAAAATAAATGCTTATGACTTTGATAGAATAGATatcaaattttttgaaaagaCGATCTCAAAAATTGTAAAAGCTGCATATTTTACAAACCagtgcaatttttttttttttaaaaaaaaaatctttcttttaaattaatttataacgtTACCAAACACTAGATCACTTTGATCACATAATCAAAATCTCAAATGCAAACCAAAGTGAACTAACACAATCAAAATTTTCTACTATTTGGTACCATCCAAAACATGTTAAaagat
This DNA window, taken from Benincasa hispida cultivar B227 chromosome 6, ASM972705v1, whole genome shotgun sequence, encodes the following:
- the LOC120080162 gene encoding uncharacterized protein LOC120080162, translating into MVQLMKSGNRSLEPDMASFRDKVPVKLEIEDSLEEEHGPFTKRSKTATTVSPQQSDGIDDFPVPPSQYNPLDEPSPLGLRLRKSPSLLDLIQMKLSQSTATSSDVAECESFNSPLRKENKGTAIPASTDKLKASNFPASLLRIGGWEYKSRYEGDLVAKCYFAKHKLVWEILEGGLKSKIEIQWSDIMALKAHCPDNGPGTLNVVLARQPLFFRETNPQPRKHTLWQATADFTDGQATIHRQHFLQCPQGLLNKHFEKLIQCDMRLNFLSRQPEIVLDSPYFERRVSVFEDPEHQAENSKGSIVSVLTDGASPSPQQSSLKIEQQDSTCTTVEHHSQEAPSPCSAEASANFEVGSSRSPRNWEQIKVPGLHPSMSMSDLVNHIGHCISEQMTAANPSFANQGPEYQDILEDIAQYLLNDNQSTTSDEKSLMKRVNSLCCLLQKDPTNTTTTQNSLFNDGSRGEGPDGRKNDKVGNTLRGDVKAFAEDVKDNSGTKQAGGMSRKDSFGELLLHLPRITSIPKFLFNISEEDGES